Proteins encoded by one window of Anaeromyxobacter diazotrophicus:
- a CDS encoding histidine kinase dimerization/phospho-acceptor domain-containing protein, translated as MIADGSAFLDPSGRVLAADPAFLALLRLPPGSATEALRERALSSSELAAFLSGAGPDAVRLAAADGEDGPGCELSRLEGEAGLLLRAQPLERGLGAPAAEYAMQAVLLARLAGSLAHEVKNPLNAMALQLALLGDKIGSESEPLAAACAGNLASLKNQIGRVNEVVRRYLDVADPPAAGGFDAGGLLCDVTQLLAHEARRRRVALACEAQPGAARAAGDPARAARLLLGLVWRALTGTPEGGRLLTQAAASGAEVTLAVEHGRGPNEPSQAWMDEVGAAGAKEMGGRLEVTSDEDSVRVALRLPKERPL; from the coding sequence ATGATTGCCGACGGCTCGGCGTTCCTCGATCCCTCTGGGCGGGTCCTCGCGGCCGACCCGGCCTTCCTCGCGCTCCTGCGGCTCCCGCCCGGCAGCGCCACCGAGGCGCTGCGGGAGCGGGCCCTCTCGAGCTCCGAGCTGGCGGCCTTCCTGTCCGGCGCCGGCCCCGACGCGGTCCGGCTCGCGGCCGCGGACGGGGAGGACGGGCCGGGCTGCGAGCTCTCCCGCCTCGAGGGCGAGGCCGGCCTGCTCCTGCGCGCCCAGCCGCTCGAGAGGGGGCTGGGCGCGCCCGCCGCCGAGTATGCCATGCAAGCGGTCCTCCTCGCCCGCCTGGCCGGCAGCCTGGCGCACGAGGTCAAGAACCCGCTCAACGCGATGGCGCTGCAGCTGGCGCTGCTCGGCGACAAGATCGGCTCGGAGAGCGAGCCCCTCGCCGCGGCCTGCGCCGGGAACCTCGCCTCGCTGAAGAACCAGATCGGGCGCGTGAACGAGGTGGTGCGGCGCTACCTCGACGTGGCCGACCCGCCCGCCGCCGGGGGCTTCGACGCCGGCGGCCTCCTCTGCGACGTCACGCAGCTGCTCGCCCACGAGGCGCGGCGGCGCCGGGTGGCGCTCGCGTGCGAGGCCCAGCCGGGCGCGGCGCGGGCGGCCGGCGATCCGGCGCGCGCGGCGCGGCTCCTGCTCGGCCTCGTCTGGCGCGCGCTCACCGGGACGCCCGAGGGCGGCCGCTTGCTCACGCAGGCGGCGGCCAGCGGCGCCGAGGTGACGCTCGCGGTGGAGCACGGGCGCGGGCCCAACGAGCCCTCGCAGGCGTGGATGGACGAGGTCGGGGCGGCCGGGGCCAAGGAGATGGGGGGCCGGCTGGAGGTGACGTCGGACGAGGACTCGGTCCGGGTGGCGCTGAGGCTGCCCAAGGAGCGCCCGCTGTGA
- a CDS encoding ABC transporter ATP-binding protein, whose translation MSDPTPDPQVLCELRHVDKEFPQANGPALRVLQDISLQIRPREVVALLGPSGCGKSTILRVLAGLTAPTRGTALYHGEPLRGLNPGVGFVFQSFALYPWMTVSENVEAVLVAKRLPREAVKERAARAIRMVGLSGFEEAFPRELSGGMKQRVGMARAFSLDPELLFMDEPFSQVDALTAESLRAEVLDIWAVQDRNPSSLVMVSHDIKEVVYMADRIVVLDANPGRVRTVVENGLSRPRDYRSPGLLQLVDRLHDIITGMEMPDVPAPSVPTFETIPVARTSEIVGLLEYLDARGGKEDVFRIASDTNREFGRLITVVNAAELLDLVDTPRRTVVLSAEGLRFVRASAAARKALWREKLLELQLFRQVKAALDQDPQHRLSREFVLELLALNMPNESPEDVFEVFVSWSRFGDLFSYEEETETVALQH comes from the coding sequence ATGAGCGACCCGACCCCCGACCCGCAGGTGCTGTGCGAGCTCCGCCACGTGGACAAGGAGTTCCCGCAGGCGAACGGGCCCGCGCTGCGGGTGCTGCAGGACATCTCCCTCCAGATCCGCCCGCGCGAGGTGGTGGCGCTGCTCGGGCCGTCGGGTTGCGGGAAGTCCACCATCCTGCGCGTGCTGGCCGGCCTCACCGCCCCCACCCGCGGCACCGCGCTCTACCACGGCGAGCCGCTCCGCGGCCTCAACCCCGGGGTGGGCTTCGTCTTCCAGAGCTTCGCGCTCTACCCGTGGATGACGGTGAGCGAGAACGTGGAGGCGGTCCTCGTCGCCAAGCGCCTGCCGCGCGAGGCGGTCAAGGAGCGCGCCGCGCGCGCCATCCGCATGGTGGGCCTCTCGGGCTTCGAGGAGGCGTTCCCCCGCGAGCTGTCGGGCGGCATGAAGCAGCGGGTGGGCATGGCGCGCGCCTTCTCGCTCGACCCCGAGCTGCTCTTCATGGACGAGCCCTTCAGCCAGGTGGACGCCCTCACCGCCGAGAGCCTCCGGGCGGAGGTGCTCGACATCTGGGCGGTGCAGGACCGGAACCCCTCCTCGCTCGTCATGGTGAGCCACGACATCAAGGAGGTCGTCTACATGGCCGACCGGATCGTGGTGCTCGACGCCAACCCGGGCCGGGTGCGGACGGTGGTGGAGAACGGGCTGTCCCGGCCGCGCGACTACCGCTCCCCCGGCCTGCTGCAGCTCGTCGACCGCCTGCACGACATCATCACGGGCATGGAGATGCCCGACGTCCCGGCGCCGTCGGTCCCCACCTTCGAGACCATCCCGGTGGCCCGCACCAGCGAGATCGTCGGCCTGCTCGAGTACCTGGACGCACGCGGCGGGAAGGAGGACGTGTTCCGCATCGCCTCCGACACGAACCGCGAGTTCGGGCGGCTCATCACGGTGGTGAACGCGGCCGAGCTCCTCGACCTGGTCGACACGCCGCGCCGGACGGTGGTCCTGTCGGCGGAGGGGCTCCGCTTCGTCCGGGCCAGCGCCGCGGCGCGCAAGGCCCTCTGGCGCGAGAAGCTGCTCGAGCTCCAGCTCTTCCGGCAGGTCAAGGCGGCGCTCGACCAGGACCCGCAGCACCGGCTGTCGCGCGAGTTCGTCCTGGAGCTGCTCGCGCTCAACATGCCCAACGAGAGCCCGGAGGACGTGTTCGAGGTCTTCGTCAGCTGGTCCCGCTTCGGCGACCTCTTCTCCTACGAGGAGGAGACCGAGACGGTGGCGCTCCAGCACTGA
- a CDS encoding DUF6600 domain-containing protein: protein MTRHLAIALGLALALPALAQDDGYADQDEYGQAWDDSYEPEAPPPDDGGARVDVNVDMGAAGAGVTFDTFRDGLAPYGEWVNAGAYGRVWRPTHVAAGWRPYYYGRWQWTDEGWLWDSEESWGWATYHYGRWAYDPSYGWVWAPGYQWAPAWVTWRYGPEYVGWAPLAPGFSVYVSSYPFAYSWWSFVPCNRFAGVPVYSVAYTGGYVRNIFRGTQPAPPRASVYGAVAPAWGGPARPFVERSVGHAIAPVRLQPVGSPVAAAAPSRGGVVSIYRPDVRPAPAGRPTAIAPSRPWGSPSSAAIAPGRAAPRPSGAWRGGATQAPSAPRQYAPAPRQYTPAPRQYSPAPRQYAPSPRQYAPAPGGGMRPQGGGGFAPRAAPQLQGGGAPRGGGVAPHGGGGGGGGHVAAPAPHRR, encoded by the coding sequence ATGACCCGCCATCTCGCGATCGCGCTCGGACTCGCCCTGGCCCTGCCGGCCCTGGCGCAGGACGATGGCTACGCCGACCAGGACGAGTACGGCCAGGCGTGGGACGACAGCTACGAGCCGGAGGCGCCGCCGCCGGACGACGGGGGCGCGCGGGTGGACGTCAACGTCGACATGGGCGCCGCCGGAGCGGGCGTGACCTTCGACACGTTCCGGGACGGGCTCGCGCCGTACGGCGAGTGGGTGAACGCCGGCGCCTACGGCCGCGTGTGGCGCCCCACCCACGTCGCGGCGGGCTGGCGCCCCTACTACTACGGCCGCTGGCAGTGGACGGACGAGGGCTGGCTCTGGGACTCCGAGGAGTCGTGGGGCTGGGCCACCTACCACTACGGCCGCTGGGCGTACGACCCGTCCTACGGCTGGGTCTGGGCGCCGGGCTACCAGTGGGCGCCCGCGTGGGTGACCTGGCGCTACGGCCCCGAGTACGTCGGGTGGGCGCCGCTGGCGCCGGGGTTCTCGGTGTACGTGTCGAGCTACCCCTTCGCGTACTCGTGGTGGAGCTTCGTCCCGTGCAACCGCTTCGCGGGCGTGCCGGTCTACTCGGTCGCCTACACCGGCGGTTACGTCCGGAACATCTTCCGCGGGACGCAGCCCGCGCCGCCGCGCGCCTCGGTCTACGGCGCGGTGGCCCCGGCCTGGGGCGGTCCGGCCCGGCCCTTCGTCGAGCGGAGCGTCGGCCACGCCATCGCGCCGGTGCGGCTGCAGCCGGTCGGCTCGCCGGTCGCGGCGGCGGCGCCGTCTCGCGGCGGGGTCGTCTCCATCTACCGCCCCGACGTGCGCCCCGCGCCGGCCGGGCGGCCCACCGCCATCGCGCCCTCTCGCCCCTGGGGCAGCCCGTCCTCCGCGGCGATCGCGCCCGGCCGTGCGGCGCCGCGCCCGTCTGGCGCGTGGCGGGGTGGGGCCACCCAGGCGCCGTCCGCGCCGCGGCAGTACGCGCCGGCGCCGCGCCAGTACACGCCCGCCCCGCGGCAGTACAGCCCGGCCCCGCGGCAGTACGCGCCCTCGCCGCGCCAGTACGCGCCGGCGCCCGGCGGCGGGATGCGCCCCCAGGGCGGCGGCGGATTCGCCCCGCGCGCGGCCCCGCAGCTCCAGGGCGGCGGCGCTCCGCGCGGCGGAGGGGTCGCCCCGCACGGCGGTGGCGGTGGCGGCGGCGGGCACGTGGCCGCCCCGGCCCCGCACCGCCGCTAG
- a CDS encoding deoxycytidylate deaminase, which translates to MDHRASWDEYFMNIARVVATRATCDRKHVGAVLVRDRTILSTGYNGSIRGLPHCSEVGHMMEDGHCVATVHAEANAIIQAAKNGVAIDGATIYTTASPCWPCFKLIGNSGCKRIVFGEFYRDARIFEFAQRLEIELTELEVPARPDLGAGDLGPPRQVVGAKEP; encoded by the coding sequence ATGGACCACCGAGCGAGCTGGGACGAGTACTTCATGAACATCGCGCGGGTGGTGGCGACCCGCGCCACCTGCGACCGCAAGCACGTCGGGGCGGTGCTGGTGCGCGACCGCACCATCCTGTCGACCGGCTACAACGGCTCCATCCGCGGCCTGCCCCACTGCAGCGAGGTGGGGCACATGATGGAGGACGGGCACTGCGTCGCGACGGTGCACGCCGAGGCCAACGCCATCATCCAGGCGGCGAAGAACGGGGTCGCCATCGACGGCGCGACCATCTACACCACCGCCTCCCCCTGCTGGCCGTGCTTCAAGCTCATCGGCAACTCGGGCTGTAAGCGCATCGTCTTCGGCGAGTTCTACCGGGACGCGCGCATCTTCGAGTTCGCCCAGCGGCTCGAGATCGAGCTCACCGAGCTCGAGGTGCCGGCCAGGCCCGACCTCGGCGCCGGCGACCTGGGGCCGCCCCGGCAGGTGGTGGGCGCGAAGGAGCCCTGA
- a CDS encoding ABC transporter permease, translating to MARASTPIFGAAQAALARSRRFRATDLALAAAVPAAIFGMVRLAQQWTGALRPSVEIDLALRALPGYAALSLSRGLAAYALSLGFTLVYGYWAARDRVAERVLIPALDILQSIPVLSFMPGLVLGLVGLFPRSNAGLELASVLMIFTGQAWNMTFSFYHALRSIPRDLTEVATLNRFGWWQRFTRVELPFSAIGLVWNSMMSMAGGWFFLMVSEAFVLGEQDFRLPGLGSYMSVAVARGDGRAMAAAVATMTLMIVALDQLLWRPVVVWAQKFRVEESGQTEAMASWFLDVLRRSRILPWLGARARALGEAPGDWLRRRALAAEARPARPRGRAAGRVSAALFAALVVLLLLGALGLLRLLRPVTAAAWLSIATAALFTLTRVLVATALGTAWAVPAGLAIGLSPRLSRVLQPVVQVAASFPAPMLFPAVVAALAAAGVGLGTGSVVLMLLGTQWYILFNVVAGATAIPADLREAALLYRLPRWQRFRALYLPAVFPYLVTGWVTAAGGAWNASIVSEYVAFRGSVLTAHGLGARISVAAAAGDFSTLAAASTVMALVVVLFNRLVWRRLHRLAEERYSLAR from the coding sequence ATGGCGCGCGCGTCGACACCGATCTTCGGGGCGGCCCAGGCGGCGCTCGCCCGCTCCCGGCGCTTCCGCGCCACCGACCTCGCCCTCGCCGCGGCGGTCCCGGCCGCGATCTTCGGCATGGTCCGGCTGGCGCAGCAGTGGACCGGCGCCCTGCGGCCGAGCGTGGAGATCGACCTCGCGCTCCGCGCGCTGCCCGGCTACGCGGCGCTGTCGCTCTCGCGCGGCCTCGCCGCCTACGCGCTCTCGCTCGGCTTCACGCTCGTCTACGGCTACTGGGCGGCCAGGGACCGCGTGGCGGAGCGCGTGCTCATCCCGGCGCTCGACATCCTGCAGAGCATCCCGGTCCTGAGCTTCATGCCCGGCCTCGTCCTCGGGCTGGTGGGGCTCTTCCCGCGCTCCAACGCCGGCCTCGAGCTCGCCTCGGTGCTCATGATCTTCACCGGGCAGGCGTGGAACATGACCTTCAGCTTCTACCACGCGCTGCGCTCCATCCCGCGCGACCTCACGGAGGTGGCGACGCTCAACCGCTTCGGCTGGTGGCAGCGCTTCACCCGCGTCGAGCTGCCGTTCAGCGCCATCGGGCTCGTCTGGAACAGCATGATGAGCATGGCGGGCGGGTGGTTCTTCCTCATGGTGAGCGAGGCGTTCGTGCTGGGCGAGCAGGACTTCCGGCTGCCCGGGCTCGGCTCGTACATGAGCGTCGCGGTGGCGCGCGGCGACGGCCGCGCCATGGCGGCGGCGGTCGCGACCATGACGCTCATGATCGTGGCGCTCGACCAGCTCCTCTGGCGGCCGGTGGTGGTCTGGGCGCAGAAGTTCCGGGTCGAGGAGAGCGGGCAGACCGAGGCGATGGCGTCGTGGTTCCTCGACGTGCTGCGCCGCTCGCGGATCCTGCCCTGGCTCGGGGCGCGCGCCCGCGCGCTCGGGGAGGCCCCGGGCGACTGGCTGCGCCGGCGCGCGCTCGCGGCCGAGGCGCGCCCGGCCCGGCCGCGCGGGCGCGCGGCGGGGCGCGTGTCGGCCGCCCTCTTCGCCGCGCTGGTGGTGCTCCTCCTCCTCGGCGCGCTCGGGCTCCTGCGGCTCCTGCGCCCGGTGACGGCCGCGGCCTGGCTCTCCATCGCCACGGCGGCGCTCTTCACCCTCACGCGCGTGCTGGTCGCGACCGCGCTCGGCACCGCCTGGGCCGTCCCCGCCGGGCTCGCGATCGGGCTCTCGCCGCGGCTCTCGCGCGTGCTCCAGCCGGTGGTGCAGGTGGCGGCCTCGTTCCCCGCCCCCATGCTCTTCCCGGCGGTGGTGGCGGCGCTGGCGGCGGCCGGGGTCGGCCTCGGGACCGGGAGCGTCGTGCTCATGCTGCTCGGGACCCAGTGGTACATCCTGTTCAACGTGGTGGCGGGCGCGACCGCCATCCCGGCCGACCTGCGGGAGGCGGCGCTCCTCTACCGCCTGCCGCGCTGGCAGCGCTTCCGCGCGCTCTACCTGCCCGCGGTCTTCCCCTACCTCGTCACGGGCTGGGTCACCGCCGCCGGGGGCGCCTGGAACGCCAGCATCGTCTCGGAGTACGTGGCGTTCCGGGGCAGCGTGCTCACCGCCCACGGGCTCGGCGCACGCATCAGCGTGGCGGCCGCCGCCGGCGACTTCTCCACGCTCGCCGCGGCCTCCACCGTCATGGCGCTCGTGGTGGTCCTCTTCAACCGCCTCGTCTGGCGCCGCCTCCACCGCCTGGCCGAGGAGCGCTACTCCCTCGCCCGCTAG
- a CDS encoding CapA family protein, protein MGDVLMHGAVKDAAADHRAADNDDGYGFLWAPVADLLAGADLTFANLETPIAPRAGQGSRSFVFNAPPSAARALKRAGVDLVSVANNHLFDQGRPGFEETLQELDALGLPYLGAGAAGHEAGPRTVELNGLRLAFLGYAYGFNQGGNACPARPAPPCLKASLLDPDRAVADVAAAARQADAVVVSVHWGVEYAGQPREPEVELAHRLAEAGALVVLGHHPHVLQPLELYRRADGRTALIAYSLGNFVSNQSRHYVHGVTPPAVGATRDGLLLRVELVRRDYGRGVTQVELGGADWLPLWTENDTDDPERRARRARPSIQVVSVDRALAAVQRELAALPDPVPPAEQARYVKLRQREELYRARRAAIAAVVGEDLEGEAPPRAPAP, encoded by the coding sequence GTGGGGGACGTCCTCATGCACGGCGCCGTGAAGGACGCGGCCGCCGACCACCGAGCCGCCGACAACGACGACGGGTACGGGTTCCTGTGGGCGCCCGTCGCCGACCTGCTGGCCGGCGCCGACCTCACCTTCGCGAACCTCGAGACCCCCATCGCCCCGCGCGCCGGGCAGGGCTCGCGGAGCTTCGTCTTCAACGCCCCTCCGTCGGCGGCGCGCGCCCTGAAGCGCGCCGGCGTCGACCTCGTCAGCGTCGCGAACAACCACCTCTTCGACCAGGGTCGGCCCGGCTTCGAGGAGACGCTCCAGGAGCTGGACGCGCTCGGGCTCCCGTACCTCGGCGCGGGGGCCGCCGGCCACGAGGCGGGCCCGCGCACGGTCGAGCTGAACGGCCTCCGGCTGGCCTTCCTCGGCTACGCCTACGGCTTCAACCAGGGGGGCAACGCCTGCCCGGCGCGCCCCGCGCCGCCCTGCCTCAAGGCCTCGCTGCTCGATCCGGACCGCGCGGTCGCGGACGTCGCCGCCGCCGCCCGGCAGGCCGACGCGGTGGTGGTCTCCGTCCACTGGGGCGTCGAGTACGCCGGCCAGCCGCGCGAGCCGGAGGTGGAGCTCGCGCACCGGCTGGCCGAGGCCGGCGCGCTGGTGGTGCTCGGTCACCACCCCCACGTCCTGCAGCCGCTCGAGCTGTACCGGCGCGCCGACGGGCGGACGGCCCTCATCGCCTACTCGCTCGGCAACTTCGTCTCCAACCAGTCGCGCCACTACGTGCACGGCGTCACCCCGCCCGCGGTCGGCGCCACCCGCGACGGACTGCTCCTGCGCGTCGAGCTGGTGCGCCGCGACTACGGGCGGGGGGTGACGCAGGTCGAGCTCGGCGGCGCCGACTGGCTCCCGCTCTGGACCGAGAACGACACCGACGACCCGGAGCGCCGCGCCCGCCGGGCCCGGCCCTCCATCCAGGTGGTCTCGGTGGACCGGGCGCTGGCGGCGGTGCAGCGCGAGCTGGCCGCCCTCCCCGACCCGGTCCCGCCCGCCGAGCAGGCCCGCTACGTGAAGCTGCGGCAGCGCGAGGAGCTGTACCGCGCCAGGCGCGCCGCCATCGCGGCGGTGGTGGGCGAGGACCTCGAGGGCGAGGCGCCCCCGCGGGCGCCGGCCCCCTGA
- a CDS encoding S1C family serine protease: MPRLLARPARAAALTLALVAAAPRVGVAAAANPRAATVQKVFPSAVRIQLSSGGEVVRSASGVAFAREGDETYVLTNAHVVEPSAAWKQPAEIRILVTGVRAPLAARVVASGHVPELDVAVIAVRGAAMPVTPIAAADALELGDDLVVIGAPFGKGLSVAAGIVSQVEYELAETAAAPRRPAALKTDAAIGYGSSGAGVFDVPDGRLVGLVEGYRTARVAFGKDEGYALDVPMPGETFVAPAAKIRRFLADHGLSRLAPGGAAAATAATAPARAESAASRM, encoded by the coding sequence ATGCCCCGACTCCTCGCGCGGCCTGCCCGCGCCGCAGCCCTCACCCTGGCGCTCGTCGCGGCCGCGCCGCGGGTGGGCGTCGCGGCGGCCGCCAACCCCCGCGCGGCCACCGTCCAGAAGGTGTTCCCGAGCGCGGTCCGCATCCAGCTCTCGTCCGGCGGGGAGGTGGTGCGGAGCGCCTCCGGCGTGGCCTTCGCCCGCGAGGGCGACGAGACCTACGTGCTCACCAACGCGCACGTGGTCGAGCCCAGCGCGGCCTGGAAGCAGCCGGCCGAGATCCGGATCCTGGTCACCGGCGTGCGCGCCCCGCTGGCGGCCCGGGTGGTGGCGAGCGGCCACGTCCCCGAGCTCGACGTGGCGGTGATCGCGGTCCGGGGGGCGGCCATGCCGGTCACGCCCATCGCCGCCGCGGACGCGCTCGAGCTGGGCGACGACCTGGTGGTGATCGGCGCCCCGTTCGGCAAGGGGCTGTCCGTCGCCGCCGGCATCGTCTCGCAGGTGGAGTACGAGCTGGCCGAGACGGCGGCGGCGCCGCGGCGCCCCGCGGCGCTCAAGACCGACGCCGCCATCGGCTATGGCAGCTCCGGCGCCGGCGTGTTCGACGTGCCGGACGGGCGCCTGGTGGGGCTGGTCGAGGGCTACCGGACCGCCCGCGTGGCGTTCGGCAAGGACGAGGGCTACGCGCTCGACGTGCCGATGCCGGGCGAGACCTTCGTGGCCCCGGCGGCCAAGATCCGCCGCTTCCTCGCCGACCACGGCCTCTCGCGCCTCGCGCCGGGGGGTGCGGCCGCCGCGACCGCCGCGACGGCGCCGGCCCGCGCCGAGTCTGCGGCGAGCCGGATGTAG
- a CDS encoding Hsp70 family protein, whose translation MAKLSPDTIVGIDLGTTNSCAAVATGDGQVRLVPYKGGEFTIPSIFAIDDKGHELIGHEAKRQWQLNPRNTLYATKRLIGRSPKDDVVDTVQRSVQYRLHGGAHNDVELDCHGRTFQVQDVAAKLLAKIRDVASDHLGFKVRRAVVTVPAYFTDRQRQAVKEAGRLVELEVVRIINEPTAAALAYGAGKKLQERVLVYDLGGGTFDVSIIEIRDRVFEVKATGGDIFLGGLDFDDAIIRHVLDGFREKHGIDLSGDPVAMQRVRDLAERTKIDLSVRTEAPFSIPFITMTPQGQPLNLEARFSRELLEELTRGLVQRTLDLVEQVMADAGVEPKDIDEVMLVGGQTRMPLVQQTLTHYFKKPPSKAVHPDEAVAIGAALYGWSLQESSDLKLQLLDVIPMAIGLEAAGGAMHVVLPRNAPIPNAKALAATSSLDDQSELMLRIFQGDHAEVAANELLGEFTFRGVRPAPAGAVRLEVLFEVNVEGILTVSASDLDTGKQMKRTLRVTQS comes from the coding sequence GTGGCGAAGCTCTCCCCCGACACGATCGTCGGGATCGACCTCGGAACGACCAACTCGTGCGCGGCCGTCGCCACCGGCGACGGCCAGGTGCGGCTCGTGCCCTACAAGGGCGGCGAGTTCACCATCCCCTCCATCTTCGCCATCGACGACAAGGGCCACGAGCTCATCGGGCACGAGGCGAAGCGGCAGTGGCAGCTCAACCCGCGCAACACCCTGTACGCCACGAAGCGCCTCATCGGCCGCTCGCCCAAGGACGACGTGGTGGACACCGTGCAGCGCTCGGTCCAGTACCGGCTGCACGGCGGGGCCCACAACGACGTCGAGCTCGACTGCCACGGCCGCACCTTCCAGGTGCAGGACGTGGCGGCCAAGCTGCTGGCCAAGATCCGCGACGTCGCCTCGGACCACCTCGGGTTCAAGGTCCGCCGGGCGGTGGTGACGGTGCCGGCCTACTTCACCGACCGGCAGCGGCAGGCGGTGAAGGAGGCCGGGCGGCTGGTCGAGCTGGAGGTGGTGCGCATCATCAACGAGCCCACCGCCGCCGCCCTCGCCTACGGGGCCGGCAAGAAGCTGCAGGAGCGGGTGCTGGTCTACGACCTGGGCGGCGGGACCTTCGACGTCTCGATCATCGAGATCCGCGACCGGGTCTTCGAGGTGAAGGCGACCGGCGGCGACATCTTCCTGGGCGGCCTCGACTTCGACGACGCCATCATCCGCCACGTCCTCGACGGCTTCCGCGAGAAGCACGGGATAGACCTGAGCGGCGACCCGGTCGCCATGCAGCGGGTGCGCGACCTGGCCGAGCGGACCAAGATCGACCTCTCGGTCCGCACCGAGGCGCCCTTCTCCATCCCCTTCATCACCATGACGCCGCAGGGGCAGCCGCTGAACCTCGAGGCGCGCTTCTCGCGCGAGCTGCTCGAGGAGCTGACCCGCGGGCTGGTGCAGCGGACGCTCGACCTGGTCGAGCAGGTGATGGCCGACGCCGGCGTCGAGCCCAAGGACATCGACGAGGTGATGCTGGTGGGCGGGCAGACGCGCATGCCGCTCGTGCAGCAGACGCTCACCCATTACTTCAAGAAGCCGCCCTCCAAGGCCGTCCACCCCGACGAGGCGGTCGCCATCGGCGCCGCGCTCTACGGCTGGTCGCTGCAGGAGAGCTCGGACCTCAAGCTGCAGCTCCTGGACGTGATCCCGATGGCGATCGGGCTCGAGGCGGCCGGCGGGGCCATGCACGTGGTGCTGCCGCGGAACGCCCCCATCCCCAACGCCAAGGCGCTCGCCGCCACCAGCTCGCTCGACGACCAGAGCGAGCTCATGCTGCGCATCTTCCAGGGGGATCACGCCGAGGTGGCGGCGAACGAGCTCCTGGGCGAGTTCACCTTCCGCGGCGTCCGCCCGGCGCCGGCCGGCGCGGTCCGCCTGGAGGTGCTGTTCGAGGTGAACGTCGAGGGCATCCTGACCGTCAGCGCGAGCGACCTCGACACCGGCAAGCAGATGAAGCGCACCCTCCGGGTGACGCAGAGCTGA